The Mycoplasma nasistruthionis genome contains a region encoding:
- the gltX gene encoding glutamate--tRNA ligase — MNKVRTRYAPSPTGYLHIGGARTALFCYLFAKHFNGDFVFRLEDTDVKRNVDKGEESQLDNLAWLGIVPDESPLNPNSKYRKYRQSEKLDRYKEVLQVLLEADLAYKAYDNSEELEAQKAESDAKGIPSFRYDPNWLKISQQEKQERDAKGLYSYRLKMPKDMELKWNDLVRGEIVFNSSEIADWVIFKSDGFPTYNFAVVVDDHDMEISHILRGEEHIGNTPKQLVLYHYLNWQVPTFGHMTIITNMEGKKLSKRDLDTKQFIEDYKNEGYMPEALFNFLALLGWTAADATEMMTKQQLIEKFDPARLSKSPSKFDETKMNWFSKQYLKNKDNTDLIALMNLEAKLDNQWLDLFVETFKQNATTISELKANLDQYLNPGNLVKAQFSETELNVVKHFASVLKQLVDSEFTVGLIQQAIDQTKTDLGVAGKNLFMPIRLATTQVQHGPELAKAIYLFGKELILDRLKQYE, encoded by the coding sequence ATGAATAAAGTAAGAACTAGATATGCACCTAGCCCAACTGGATACTTACACATTGGTGGTGCTAGAACAGCTTTGTTTTGCTATTTATTTGCAAAACATTTTAACGGAGATTTTGTATTCCGTTTAGAAGACACTGATGTAAAAAGAAATGTTGATAAAGGTGAAGAATCTCAATTAGATAATTTGGCTTGATTAGGAATAGTGCCTGATGAGTCTCCATTAAATCCTAATTCCAAATATCGCAAATATCGTCAAAGCGAAAAACTTGATAGATATAAAGAAGTTTTACAAGTTTTATTAGAAGCCGATTTAGCTTACAAGGCTTATGATAACTCTGAAGAACTTGAAGCTCAAAAAGCTGAAAGTGATGCTAAAGGAATACCTAGTTTTAGATACGATCCAAATTGACTAAAAATTTCACAACAAGAAAAACAAGAGCGTGATGCTAAAGGCTTATACTCTTATCGTTTAAAAATGCCTAAAGATATGGAATTAAAATGAAACGACTTAGTTAGAGGTGAAATTGTTTTTAATTCTTCTGAAATAGCTGATTGAGTTATATTTAAATCTGATGGTTTTCCTACATATAACTTTGCTGTTGTAGTAGATGATCATGATATGGAAATTAGTCATATTTTAAGAGGTGAAGAGCATATTGGAAATACACCAAAGCAGTTGGTTTTATATCACTATTTAAATTGACAAGTTCCGACATTTGGTCATATGACAATTATTACTAATATGGAAGGTAAAAAATTATCTAAGCGTGATTTAGATACAAAACAGTTTATTGAAGATTATAAAAATGAAGGTTATATGCCAGAAGCTTTATTTAACTTCTTGGCTTTACTAGGTTGAACCGCAGCTGATGCTACTGAAATGATGACAAAACAACAGTTGATTGAAAAATTTGATCCAGCTAGATTATCTAAAAGCCCTTCTAAGTTTGACGAAACTAAAATGAATTGATTCTCAAAACAATATTTAAAAAACAAAGATAATACTGATTTAATCGCCTTAATGAATTTAGAAGCTAAATTAGATAATCAATGATTAGATTTATTTGTTGAAACATTTAAACAAAACGCAACAACTATCAGTGAATTAAAAGCTAATTTAGATCAATATTTAAATCCTGGTAATTTAGTTAAAGCACAATTTAGTGAAACTGAATTAAATGTAGTAAAACACTTTGCCAGTGTTTTAAAACAACTTGTTGACAGTGAATTTACTGTTGGTTTAATTCAACAAGCAATTGATCAAACAAAAACTGATTTAGGAGTAGCTGGCAAAAACTTATTTATGCCAATTAGATTAGCAACAACTCAAGTACAACACGGTCCTGAATTAGCTAAAGCAATTTATTTATTTGGTAAAGAATTAATTTTAGATAGGTTAAAACAATATGAATAA